Sequence from the Elephas maximus indicus isolate mEleMax1 chromosome 13, mEleMax1 primary haplotype, whole genome shotgun sequence genome:
CTAATAGCTCGATGACTgaggcaaaaaataaaatttagaaatctCAACAGAATTTAAGATGCCAAGGAAACAGTAACAACCATTTTCCAGCTACCAGTTCTATCTAGTTATGTTCTAAATTTCCAGCATGTCAGAGCAATGCCAATGCCCTCTTCAGCCATCACCACCCTTCAAGTCACCCTCATGGGACTTCATCATTCCTCAGGACTCCTCCCTCATTATGTCCACTCACTCCTTAACCCCCTCCATTTGGCCTTGACTTTCCTTAATTCCACTGCTAACCACTTCAtgtaatctcatttaatcctcacaacaatggcTGTACATTTTAAGATTTGCACACTTAACTGTATATAAGATATGCCTTAATAACAAAATTTTAACAGCTATCACCCAAGCTGAAGcacccacacaatggaatatcatgcCCCATTAAAAAGCAGGAGACAGGTGAACATTTACCTATATAAAAAGTTATCTAATGATCTTGACCTAGCAAATGGGGGAAAGTACACATGCATGTACACGTGTATATTTATattaacagagaaaagtttgcaaGGATGGTCACCAAAACACTAGTCATGGATTTAACTGGGTGGTGgaattttgagtattttttaatctttggtggtgcagtgctttagtgctcagctgctaaccgaaaggttggtggttgaaattcaccagccgctctgtgggaaaatgatttggcagtctgcttctgtaaaaattacagccttggaaaccctatggggcagttctactgtcctacagagttgctgtaagcgaaatcaacttgacaccaatgggtttaTACTTCTCTGTATTGTTTCATGGGCATGTATTAGCTTTATAATCAGGAAAACCAGTAGAGGatttttatttgaggaaaaaaggcCACCACCAaaactttctttaaaaacataaaccaaaaaaaaaaacacgaacaGTCCTTCCTTATTATGATTGtgcctaaaaacaacaaagaaagataAACTTTGAGATATACTAATATATTTACTTACAGATGAAATGACAGGATACCTAAGATTTGATTCAAAATATCTGGTGAGTGGGACTACAGGTGAAAAATGATTGGCCATGAATCACTGAGTATGAAAGTAAAGTGATGCTACATAGGGATTTATAGATGCTATTGTCTCTGCTTTGGTAAATGCTCGGTATTTTCTATAGTAAGAagttaaaaaacaataaattgaatgaacaaaaatgaaagcCTTTCCTCAGTTGTCATCAACTTAATGTTCTCCTAGAGCTTTCCTCTTTGCCTCTAAATGTACCTGCTCCCACCATTTCGGCCTTCAGCCTACTTCTGCCTTCAAATGTCATTTCTTGGAAATCTCAGCTTTTGCTGTCTCAAACCTTAATTCTTCTCTCTAGTCtcaatctcttttcagagctCTAGGCCTACCCTCCCCACTGATGCCTGAAATTTAACAGGTGCAGAATCAAATGCAGACCTTTTCCACCCAGCATCAAGCTCCTGTTCTTGCTGGCTCCTATTTGCCTATGAATGGCACCATCACTAAAATATGTAAGGTGAGTCTTTCCAGAGTTTGCATTCCCACACACCTAATAAGCTACCGTATACCTCATACTGTGATTCTCAAAATTCATCTCCTCTTTCCATTTCTACTGCTACCACTTTCATTCAAAATCCTCActcagtccctgggcagtgcaaatggttaatgctttcCGCTGCTGAGGCAGGttagaggcttgagtccacccagaggcacctcgacaAAAAGacgtgatgatctacttccaaaaaatcagtccctgaaaatgctatggagcacagttctactctaacaacacacatgggatcaccatgactccaaatcgacttgatggcaactggtttacactCTACAACTGCCTAACTTGGATCCTTACCTTTAGCTTCTCCTGGCTCCAGCTGTATGTCCATTGTTCACTGCTTTAACTTCAGTGACTGGTACAATGCTTGGTATATAGTAGGTGCTGAATAAACGTTTATGACACGAGGACCATCACAGCACTTATTCTGCCGTTTTAGACAACTGTGAGCCTGTGTACCCTCTTTACCCTCTATGACCTTGAGAACAGAGAACATTTTATTCATGTTGCCTTCCTCCTTTATGTTAAGAGCCCGTGACACCAACATGGTCTTCTTTCAGCTAGTTTTAGGAATTTTTTAAGATCTTGGTAAGTAAGATTTAAATGCGATTATGTACGTATGTAATATAAGAGCTGTAAATAAAATCCCTCCTCCACACCCCACTGGTGCAAAGGCCAGATATGTCATACAATAAATCAGCTTTTTGATAAGTCCCATGGTAGCACCCCACTCCCAACCCTCTAAGCTTCACCTTCAGTGTCATTTCCTCAGAAGCCTTCTGTTCTCACCATACCTACGTCTGTTCAGTGAACTTTAAAAATCTACcataacatatttatatataatacatactaACATCTGTTTAACATCTCCCTCTCCAGCCTCTAGGATCTGTGAGGGCAAGATGACGTTGGTGTTCATCCTGGGACGGGGGGGCAAGGGGAGACAGGGGACAACATGAAacggctctggaggaaaaaaaggaagagcagTGGTGGCTGGGGAGCTGTAACACACGGGATAAAGGAGAAAGCGCTGGCTCACAGAGGGATGAATCGAAGAACTATGGCCTACCGACTATACATTAAATACGCATGCGTGGCTGTTTAACACTCCCACTTCTTAAAAAAGGAACAGATGCAAGGAGCTTTTTGGGTAGCGGATCAGTGTTTTATAAAAAGTCATGAGCAGTAAAACCTTACTGAGATTGTTTTTACTAACAATTTGTGACATGATTTTAGGAAAGGGGACATCTAAAGGTACACAATTTGATCTGTCCCCAGACAACTAGTCCTCTAAGTCTAGGGTGCATGCTGGCACTGGCAATAACGAAATACTATATAAATCACTTTTACTCTTCAGCTAACCAGAGCACCCAAAGATGTTTTTGTACCTGACTTTCATGTCAGATGATTTCCAGAGAATTAAAGCAGCAGTTCTCTCAGTACACAAGGCAACAAAACCATGAAACTGATGGGCCCTATGGCATTTCATTTTCTGCTTCTCAATTCAAACACATGGAACAATACCTATTTTCAGTTCAAACTCGTTTCCCTTTTATTAACATCCAAGTTACCATTACATGGTTTGGTATTCAATAAAGGAAAACTTGTTCAAATAAGGTAATATGTTATCATCAGTATTTCCAGGTGACTTTTACAATCAAGTAGCAACACCAATACATCCTTAGGAAGCCCATCTGTAAGAAAAAACACGAAGCATTGGtcaggaaagaataaagaaaaggcaGAAGTGCTGCTAACAATAACCTTCTTTGGAGCTTACAGTCTGGGCGGGGCGGGAGGCCCCTTGCCTGTTCACAGCCTTTTTTGCTCGTACTCATTCTTGGCTATAGCCAATGCACAGGGCATTGGCTTTGTGACCTTTTAATTTATACCACTGGTACTTACTGGGGTATTCTTTTCCAATCTGAGAAATATTAGGCagttgcttttctgttttgttttaaagaaaattaattgCAGGTATAACAAAGACCTTCTGAACCCCCGGCGTACttgataaaatgaaaattaagtcCAAGAGTTTAGACAACCCGTTAAGAGTTCATTTTGGAATATGAACCACAGACATGAGCTTAAATAATATAACTAGAGAAATCATtaataatacacacacatacaaagaccTTTCCATTTATTACAAAGATGAGCTACCTGACTGTGGGGAGGTGGTAGTGGCGTGGTGGTGTATAAAGATAAAAATGGAAAGACTCCTAACTCCAGGCaaactttaaaaaatgcattCCAAAAGTCGATTACAAAAACTCGCGTATTTTCTGCTTAGTCTAACACAAGTAGGAAGACTGAGGATAGAGATTCTTTGAATTTTAGGTTTTTTAAGTGTTTCAACACGTATACACTAACTAACCTAACAAGGCTCACTGCTTCATCTTGTGAGGGACCTGATATTAGCAACTTAAAATAATTCTGGACTCACTTTTATTGAAACTTTTATAAGttagtttaaaaataaacttcCTCTTAGCCCAGAGAGCAAATCCTCTATTCAAGCCTCATCAACTAATGCCCGCACAGGACGCACAGCACATTAACAGCAgctgactctggagccagactgcccagGTTCAAATGCAGATTTCACCACTAGCtacatggcagcctgcttccgtaaagacgtaccgccttggaaaccctatggggcagttctcctctgtcctgtagggtcactttgagttggacttgacagcagtgggtttttttggtatgtgacACTGGACAAggtgctttagtttcctcatcagtaaaacggGACCAATCACAATCATAATAGCCACCTCACATgactgttgtaagggttaaatgaggtaatacgtacaaagcacttagaacagtgtctgacacCTAGTAAGGGTTAGATAAACTgtgtgtttgttaaataaaatctATGAGCTATTGCTTACATATTTTCTTAGAGGATTTTCTGCATCCTACTCACTGCCTGCCCTAGGCAATCCTGTGACTGTTTTCATTACCTAATTTGTCTTTCCATAGAGAACAAGGTTATCAAGTAAGTTtttattatagaataaaccaaaccaaacccactgtggttgactagattcccactcatagcgaccctgcaggacacagcagaactgctccatagagtctctGAGGCtgcaaactttatggaagcaggctgccatatctttctcccgcagagcgtcTGACACAGCACCTGCTGACACAgcaccaccaagcctcctttTATTGTAGAACAGTGACTGTTAAAATCTAACACGggtatacaaaaacaacagcattgCATTAATGTACACTTgctgttaaaaataaacaaaaaacattcaCGATGAACCCTTCATATACCTTTGGTTTGTGGGAGGTTAAGGAACTGGAATTAGAGAAGGGTATGCAGAGGGCTTCAATTCTGTATGAAATGAGTCATTTcttggagagaaaaaaagaaaaagaaactaaagcAATTATGGCAAAATATCATCTCAAAATCTGAGTGTGGGTATATAGGTTCACTATACCACTCTCTATGcgattctttgtttttgtttttaattaaggaGGCTCTTATTTGCCTTCATACAACAACCACAACTAAACAAAACAACTCTAGCTCCTTAAATTTATCACTGCTGGTACTACACTCATGGCCACTACTCTAacaaagacattaaaaaggtCCTAGACTCTGGGTCTGAGAGCACTGGAACCCCCCCCACCCCTCAGCCATTCTTCTCCTGCCTTGTTTAGTGGTGTGTCAGTGGTATTGCTTCCTTACCCACAGGAGGTTACACTTTGTCAAGGCCCAGTTCTTCTGGAGTGGAGATTCCCAATTCATTTAAAGTTGGTCTAAGTTCCTGGATGACATAGGGGTATATTTCCTTATGAGGTCCTGCTTTGTCCtgatggaaaagagaaaaatcacattTAGCTCTCCATTAACAAAATGAACTTGAAAATGTTTTTAATCACATATACAGAAATTTGTAGCGTAGAATTAATATAGGTCACCTACTTGTAAGTTAAACATTTGTTCAATAAAGACAGCACCTTATTTAGGTACTATTCAAGGTAGGTTTTCAATACACTTTGAGAATAAGTCATTGTAAGATAATTAGATTAAATCTAGAAAACCATTTTAAAGCTTTGAGCTACTGGAAAAGAAGGTGGTGATGACAGAATTTTGTGAAGGTAATTAAATGTGCCCAGCACGCTACAGGAATAATTCAGTTAACACAGGAAAAGTTTTTTAATTTGTCTCCAATTTGAGACCCTAACTGAATTAACTTCCAGTGTTGAATGGATTGATAGCCTCCAGAGCCCTTAGCTGTCTTACCCTTTGTAGATAAAGTAATGTCACACTTGCCCCCTTACAGACCTTGAGCTTCTCTCACTATGCTGTATCTTTCCATGGAGAGCTGCACCTGGAGACTACTTATTTTCAGGGCAGGAGGGTTTTGAAGAAAACTCACCAGAACATGTAGTTATATATGTAGTGTCACAAGGTTTCTCAGCCGTAACTGTTAAAAAGGCAAATGGACTAAGAAAGTGCCAAGCTGTTATACTGCCTTTAGCAAACTCTAGGTTTcctttaattgaattttttttttttatttaaaatgcaatCTCTTTATTCATTACAGAAAAGTCAGAAATTACAATCAAGCAAGGAGACAGGGAATTGGTATATATCTTCCTACGTTTTCATATATgttatctttttaaataaaatgaggtcataccacAAATAAATGTTTCGAAACTTCACCAATTATATTATACCATGAACATTCTCAATGCCAAACACATTTCTACAAAATTAATAGTTGTGTAATAATAAACTGTTCTGGGAAGTTCCATCTTAAGAAACCACTCCATTTAATTTCTTCATATCTAATATAGCAGAAAGATGAATACCCTTTTAAACCACTGTACATCCTTAattatttccttaagataaattcTCAAATAGAACTGCTGAGCAAAATGGTATCATGCACAATTTTTAAGGCCTTTGATAAATGCTGCCAAACTGCCCTCCAGAAAGACTACAACTGCAATGTACATTCCCTCTGGCTATGTTATTGCTGTTGGGTGTTGCGAAGTAGATCCAGACTCATAGGGACGCCATGTGAAAGAGtgcaactgccccagagggttttcctaactgtaatttttacagaagcagatcaccagggccttctctcaaggagccactgggtaggttcaaaccaccaacctttctgttagcagctgatcacttaaccagGTCACTGAACcatcataccaccagggctccttcctctagCTATATGACAACTAATTTTAGGAATTTTAACATATGCAAAACCACAGAATATGCTGATACCTATCGACAACCCACCCACTTCCAGAACAACTTTAACATAGTTATTTCACTGACCTTAACAACCTCTAGGATGCGAACAGCACTAGCAAAATCATTTAACCGTCTGCATGCCCGTAAAGCAGCATCGATGATTTTGGGTTCCGGAACCAGATCATAACCAACAAGTGTGTTCATCCCTATCAAATTAAAAGAGGGCCATGTCAACCTGGAACATCACACCTGGAAAACCACAATTTAGTAATCTTTTCCCTGAACCATGCCCATGTTATCTGTTAGGGCTTCCATTCTCTTATCTATAAGGACCTTTAGGAAAGTCTAGATGATAAGATCACAGTGACTTAATAGAAAGAATTATGCAACAGCATGGAAATGGAAGAACACATGTGCAAACACCATTTCCACAATAATTAGCTGGTAT
This genomic interval carries:
- the LOC126088042 gene encoding cytochrome c oxidase subunit 5A, mitochondrial, which encodes MLGAALRRCAAAAASRAGPRGLRHSGPAPSPAAAIQSFRCYSHGSHETDEEFDARWVTYFNKPNIDAWELRKGMNTLVGYDLVPEPKIIDAALRACRRLNDFASAVRILEVVKDKAGPHKEIYPYVIQELRPTLNELGISTPEELGLDKV